CATCAAGAGCGGCAACATCATGCTGACCACGAAGGGAGTCGCGAAGATTCTCGACTTCGGTCTGGCGAAGACAACGGCCTCGACGAAGCTCACTCAAATGGGCTCGACGCTGGGGACAGTCGCCTACATGAGCCCGGAGCAGGCGAAGGGGGAAGAGGTGGACCGGCGGAGCGACATCTTCTCACTGGGCGTGATCCTGTATGAGTTGATCACGGGCCGGCTGCCCTTCAGGGGAGACTACGAGCAAGCGGTAGTCTATGGGATCCTGAACGAGGACCCGGAGTCGCTGACGACGCTTCGCGCAGGTGTGCCGATGGCACTCGACGGGATCATCGCGAAGATGCTGGCGAAGGATCCGGATCTGCGGTACCAGCATGTCGACGAGCTTCCGGCGGACCTTAAGGCGATTGATCTGGCAGCGAGTGTGCAGACCTCGCGACTATCGACAACCACGACAACTGTCCGGCCAGCCACTTTAGGTGGAGTAGATGCCATAGCTATTGAGCCAGCCGCCGGCTCCAGAAGTCGTCGTCCGAATGCCCTCGTTGCAGGGATAGCTCTGCTGTTGGGACTACTGGTCGGAGCCGCGGGGGTATGGGCATTCGGTGGAGATTCATCCGAAGTCGAGAGATCCGTCAAACGACTGGCGCTCCCAAGTCCCGAAGCTGAGCGATTGACGGCACTCGACGTTACGCCCGACGGCGCGTCGGTCGTCTATGTCGGGCAAACAGGCGATCCCATACGCGTGCTTGAACTGGATGATGGTTCCGTCAGGACGCTCGATGGCACGGAGGACGCCCTCGTGCTGCGCGTTTCTCCTGATGGCAGCTGGATCATGATGACGATGGTCTCTGGCGTGAAGCGCGTCTCACTGTTCGGTGGGAAGCCAATTACGGTGGTCGACGAGACAACCGAGCCGGGGCCCTATACGGCGTGGGCTCCTGATGAGAGACTCATCTATGAGGATTTCGGAACACTCTGGATCAAGCCGCTCGTCGGCGGGTCGCCGACGCAGGTTACCACGCTGGAAGAAGGCGAGCTTGATCACGACTGGCCCTTTGTCCTTCCGGACGGGAAGACGATGATCGCGACAATCGAGTACGCTGGCGGGTCCGTTGGAATCGGAATGTGGGATCTGGATTCGCTGGAGAGAATCGGAGTGCTTGAGCTTGGAGGCTATGCACCGAGGTGGATTCCGACGGGGCACCTGATCTTCGAACTCGAGGGTGAGCTTATGGCAGTCCCGTTTGATGTTACGAAACGAAAGATCGCCGGAGTGCCTGCGAGCCTCGAATCGTCCGTTGACCCGCGGACCTTCGCAGTGTCCGCCGGCGGGACGTTCGTCTCGCTCGAGGCCACGGCCCGCAACGTCCTCGGTGGTTTGAACTCGGTCATAAACAGGCTTGACTTCGGAGGTTCTGCGAGGTCGCTGCCGTTCGAGGTGCAGAACTACTGGGATCTACGCCTCTCGCCGGACGGAAGTCAGCTCGCCGTCGAGATCAGTGATGTAGGCGGGACCGGACCCCAGTCGATTCCAGACCAGGATATCTGGGTTCTTGATGTCAAGAGCGGATTCCGGGACCGCCTGACGTTCGACAACAGCGGGGACGAGCCGACGTGGTCGCCCGGCGGCGACTCATTGCTATACGTAGATCGAAGAGTGTCCCTTCGCGAAGGGACGGGTCGTTCGAGCCGCCTCATCGTGCGGTCCTCGGATGGGACCGGGAGCCCGAGGATACTGCATGCCGATTCGGTCCGGCTTGAGTACCCCGACTGGTCACCCGACGGACGGTACGTGACGTTCACGCGATCAAACATCTTTGCAAACCGGGGTGAAGGACCCGCGAGTGAGGCCTTGAGAGGTTCGTTCACCGCCGTCACCCTTCTTGACCTTCGCGACGGTGCGCTCCGGGTCATCGAAAACGAAGCCACGCGGGGACGATTCTCCCCGGACGGGCGCTTTATTGCGTACGAGCATCGGGACCATGTGTTTGCCAAACCAGTCAGCGCCGAAGGGGGAGAGTGGGACGTCTCCGATGGCCCGGGCTCGGCTCCCGAGTGGTCCAGGGACGGCAAGTTTCTCTATTTCCTGGACGGGCCTTCCCTCATGCGTGTCGAGGTTGCCCCTGTTGGGAGTCGAGTTCGGTTTGGAAATCCGGAGGAAGTAGCCCGGACCGACCGGGCCCGAATCTCCTACACATTGACGGAGGACAATGCCGGTATGTATGTCACCGGCTTGCCGACTGTTGTGACCGACGAAGATGACGACCAGACAGACGCGTCCGCCCCACCCGTCAACGTCGTGATCAACTGGTTTGAGCACGTCAAGCGCCTCTCGCCGAACCCATAGCGCCTGAACGCGTCATAGGGCCACCTCTGTGAATCCCGGCACCATCATATCGCACTACCGCGTCGTCGGCCAGCTTGGCCAGGGCGGGATGGGCATCGTCTACAAGGCCGAGGATACTAAGCTCGACCGGACGGTGGCGCTGAAGCTGCTGCCACCTCATGCACTGGCATCGGAAGATGACCGGGCGCGTTTCTATCGCGAAGCCCGTGCGGCCGCGGCACTCAATCATCCCAACATCGCGCATGTCTACGAGATAGACGAAAGTGACGTGGAGGGAGAAGCGAAGCGTCCCTTCATTGCGATGGAGTACATCGATGGAGAGTCGCTAGCCGAACGCGTCGCCAAGGGTCCACTCCCTTTGCAGGATGCGATCTCCATTGCAACACAGGTTGCCGATGGACTGAAGGCGGCGCACGAGAAGAACATTGTGCACCGCGACGTCAAGAGCGGCAACATTATGCTGACGTCGGCGGGTGTTCCGAAAATTCTCGACTTCGGTCTGGCGAAGACGGCAGCCTCGACGAAGCTGACACAGATGGGCTCGACGCTAGGGACGGTGGCCTACATGAGTCCCGAGCAGGCGCGGGGCGAGGAGGTGGACCGGAGAAGCGACGTCTGGTCGCTCGGTGTGATCTTGTACGAGATGGTGTCAGGCCAGATGCCGTTCCTCGGCGACTATGAGCAGGCAACCATCTACGGCATTCTGAACGCGGAGCCCGAGCCGCTGACGGCCGTTCGCACAGGCGTGTCGATGGAGATTGAACGCATCGTCAGCAAGTGCCTGACAAAGGATGCGGAGTTGCGCTACGGTTCGGCTGCGGATCTGATCGTCGATCTCCGCCGCGTTGCAACGAGTCAGAGCTCAGCGACGTTCGCAGCATCTTCCGCTACGACTCGTCTCTCTGGCACAGCACCGTCCGCCGTGTCGGGTGTGGACGCGCCGGGCTCGGTCGTTCAGCCAGTCGCCAAAGACGGATCCCGCAGCTGGCTCTGGCTTGTGCCCGGACTGATTCTGGGATTCGCACTCGCGTGGGTGCTTATCGGCCGAGGCGACGAGGGCCGTGCCGAGCCTTTCCGAAAGTTGACACTTCACTTCGAGGGACTGCAGTGGATTCGGCATACCGCCATGTCACCGGACGGGCGATACCTGGCGCTGGATGCCGCCGACACATCCGGGACGCACGGGATCTTCCTGCACGATCTATCCGAGGGAACGACCCGGCTTATCGAAGACACATTCGACAAGGACTATCCGTTCTTCTCTCCAGACGGATCGCGACTTGTTATCGAAGCCCAAAACGGATCCAGCATCTACCTGATCTCTATTCCCAATGGGTTGCCGGTGAGCGTTGTTGCAAACGGCGGCATGCCCGCCTGGGAGTCGAACGAATCGATCATATTCGAGAGGGCGGGCGACGCTTACCGAAAGAATCTTACGGATGGCACCGAAGAGTTCGTCGCCCGAGCCGACACGCTGCCAGGTCGAGAGCAATTCATCTACATCGGCGAGATCCTTCGCGAACAGAAGACGCTGATCTCTAGCCGTCAGTACGCGTCTGGTACGAACGCGGACTTGATCACCATCGATCTGACGAGCGGCGAGTGGAGAATCCTCGAGCCGGCGGCCATCAATGGATGGTATGTGAAGGATGGCTTTCTCGTGTACCAATTGGGAACCGACAGCGGCCGAATGGTTGTTCGCCCATTTGATGCCGGCACACAACGGTTCACAGGACCACCCATGGACCTTTTACCTGAGACGGAGTGGTTCCGCGTTCGAACAACGCCCGACGGAGACTTGCTGTACGTTCCGGATCCTCCGCCGAGGCCCGCGAGTCGGCTCGAATGGCTGAACCCGGATGGCCGCCGCGAGCTGGCCGTCGAGCTCAACGACAACATCTGGGGCCTTCCCGCACTCTCTCCGGACGGCCGCTCCGTTCTGATAAGCGAGACGACCTCCCTGACGTCCTGGGAGGTTCCACTGCTCCGTGTCGATCTCCGGACCGGCGTCCGGGAGCCGATTTCGTCCCACTCGATCAACTCGCTGCCGACGTGGATGCCCGACGGAGATGCCTACTTCTTCGCGACCGGCTGGTTTGGGTGGGGGGAGCAGTCG
This genomic window from Rhodothermales bacterium contains:
- a CDS encoding protein kinase; its protein translation is IKSGNIMLTTKGVAKILDFGLAKTTASTKLTQMGSTLGTVAYMSPEQAKGEEVDRRSDIFSLGVILYELITGRLPFRGDYEQAVVYGILNEDPESLTTLRAGVPMALDGIIAKMLAKDPDLRYQHVDELPADLKAIDLAASVQTSRLSTTTTTVRPATLGGVDAIAIEPAAGSRSRRPNALVAGIALLLGLLVGAAGVWAFGGDSSEVERSVKRLALPSPEAERLTALDVTPDGASVVYVGQTGDPIRVLELDDGSVRTLDGTEDALVLRVSPDGSWIMMTMVSGVKRVSLFGGKPITVVDETTEPGPYTAWAPDERLIYEDFGTLWIKPLVGGSPTQVTTLEEGELDHDWPFVLPDGKTMIATIEYAGGSVGIGMWDLDSLERIGVLELGGYAPRWIPTGHLIFELEGELMAVPFDVTKRKIAGVPASLESSVDPRTFAVSAGGTFVSLEATARNVLGGLNSVINRLDFGGSARSLPFEVQNYWDLRLSPDGSQLAVEISDVGGTGPQSIPDQDIWVLDVKSGFRDRLTFDNSGDEPTWSPGGDSLLYVDRRVSLREGTGRSSRLIVRSSDGTGSPRILHADSVRLEYPDWSPDGRYVTFTRSNIFANRGEGPASEALRGSFTAVTLLDLRDGALRVIENEATRGRFSPDGRFIAYEHRDHVFAKPVSAEGGEWDVSDGPGSAPEWSRDGKFLYFLDGPSLMRVEVAPVGSRVRFGNPEEVARTDRARISYTLTEDNAGMYVTGLPTVVTDEDDDQTDASAPPVNVVINWFEHVKRLSPNP
- a CDS encoding protein kinase, with the translated sequence MNPGTIISHYRVVGQLGQGGMGIVYKAEDTKLDRTVALKLLPPHALASEDDRARFYREARAAAALNHPNIAHVYEIDESDVEGEAKRPFIAMEYIDGESLAERVAKGPLPLQDAISIATQVADGLKAAHEKNIVHRDVKSGNIMLTSAGVPKILDFGLAKTAASTKLTQMGSTLGTVAYMSPEQARGEEVDRRSDVWSLGVILYEMVSGQMPFLGDYEQATIYGILNAEPEPLTAVRTGVSMEIERIVSKCLTKDAELRYGSAADLIVDLRRVATSQSSATFAASSATTRLSGTAPSAVSGVDAPGSVVQPVAKDGSRSWLWLVPGLILGFALAWVLIGRGDEGRAEPFRKLTLHFEGLQWIRHTAMSPDGRYLALDAADTSGTHGIFLHDLSEGTTRLIEDTFDKDYPFFSPDGSRLVIEAQNGSSIYLISIPNGLPVSVVANGGMPAWESNESIIFERAGDAYRKNLTDGTEEFVARADTLPGREQFIYIGEILREQKTLISSRQYASGTNADLITIDLTSGEWRILEPAAINGWYVKDGFLVYQLGTDSGRMVVRPFDAGTQRFTGPPMDLLPETEWFRVRTTPDGDLLYVPDPPPRPASRLEWLNPDGRRELAVELNDNIWGLPALSPDGRSVLISETTSLTSWEVPLLRVDLRTGVREPISSHSINSLPTWMPDGDAYFFATGWFGWGEQSIVKQFNGELSTDEVVIKGGSHPSVSSDGRWLLYIEVEENSGPNLFALDLSSRDTVSIEQGLDSAAFPALSPDGRFVVYSVQEVGGSEIRIIPFRGGSARTVATKAGQMALWSRDGSSLLYIKSGNVVRLPVD